The stretch of DNA cacgcatgatagctcatgtctgagaacactttttaaaaataattttcgtattacaagtttattatttttcctagtaacttggtcacatataatgacacaatgcaaaggtttttctaatttttttgactttttttgaatttttatgcccgtttcaaaatgcggtcaaaactgcgggcttgaccgttcctagctagttattgaatcttggaaaacttttgatgtttctatgattaaatagatagttatgtatctagaaatgatttttggaaaaaaaataaagagcaaactatgaggcagatgtagttcaaatttgacccgcttcctgctgaaccggcagaaatttgtctttttcacaagaggtggatcaaaacttttgacacccaaccatttagtcaattatgcattaaatatgtcctattattttagaaaattgatttggtacaattttgcaacaaatatttggtaggtccttcacaaaaaagcatattttgggcactcaaaaaatggaaaatgatcttttcgtgcaaagaaaatgataatttccttaggcaacattgtttggaattccaagatgcacccttatGCATCATTGTTTGGAATTGCAACATTGTTTGATTTCTTTATTTCTTTATGCCAATTTCAAAACGTGGTTAAAACCATGGGCATAACCGTTCGTAGCTGCGGGTGGAATCTTACAAAACTCATAGTGTTTTGTGATGAAATATATACATGTGTACctaaaaatgatttttggaaaaaacaATGAGCAAACTATGAAGTTGTTGTACTTCAAATTTACCGGGTTCCTCCTGATTTGGTATAAGTTGGTTAAAATCTATAAAATATGGTATAACTTGAGTGAAAATTTTAGTGGTTCCATTTTGCAAAATATCGTTGGTAGTTGCTTCATAAACCCTTTTGTTTTTAGCGCTTAGAGACTATATTTTAAATTACACTCGTAGTCTCCAACCAATCAGGACGTCTCTCCCGAATCACCCTACCGTGGGCGATCTGAACCATCCGATCGTCCCGGATCCAACGGCAGACTTGACCCCCTCACCATCTCACCCAACTAGCTAGCCCTAACACAACCTGCACCACTCGTCCTCTCGTCCCCCTCTCTCCTACGCACCCACAACCGCCGCCCTCTCCCTCCCTCAGATCTCGATCTGCCGCCGCCCCCAAACCCACCCCCCCCGTCGACGACCCTCACCGTAGACGTGGTGCTGTGGCGCCGAGGCCGGGCCGACCTGACCGCCCTACTCCTAGCGACCGCCGTCGCTTCCTGGATCCTATTCCACGGCGCCTCCGGATACACGGCCGTGTCGCTGGCCGCCGACGTGCTCCTCCTCCTGGTCGTGTTGTACGCGTGGTCCAGGGCCGCGCGCCTCCTTGGCCACCCCGCGCCTTGATGGCCCTCATCGTCATCACCTCGCTCCagatccaccaccaccacctcaaGGCAAGGAAGGCCCCCTCACCACCTTCCCTTTCCATTTTAGCTCCCCTGCCCTAAACGAAGGACTGACTGACACTGGAGCCCCGCTCTCTGTTCCTCCGTCAGGTGGATCTCGGTAGGTCCGACTATGCCACGGCCACAGCCACGCAGCAGCAGCGGGAGGGGGGACGGCGACAATGGGAAGGCGGCGGCCCGCTGGAACTGGAACCGGAGGACCGGCGCCGAGGGCCTGCCGCGCGGGATCGTCCAAACCAGCTCCGACATGTTCCTTCGCCTGCTTTGGGACCCCGCCACCAAGCATGCCATCCCCAAGGtccgctccccctcctccggcGCCCCCCTAACTGTCACTGTCACCGTTACTCTTCCACATCTTGCTCTGCCACCATTTGTACCTTCGCTATGTAAGGAATGAGTGAATACTGATGAGCTACATTCAGTCAGTTTTGAGAAAATCTAGTCTAATGAGCTTGATTTCTCAAAAATCTAGTTTTGACAATCTCATCTGTATTAATTGCTCTATAAGTTTAGTTTGAGCAAGATTCAATGTAAATCTTGTCAACTAACAGTGTAAATCTTTTCAACTAAAAATAAGCACTATGAATTCCCAGCAAAGTTCCATTGCATTTCAGTTAAGTCCATCAGAAGAGAATCTAGTTCAGAGATGAAAACTAAGAGAGAGTTGTGGTATACTGCTATGTAAATTTTGTATCTAAGCCACTCCTATGCTTGTTTTAGTGAACTAATTTCATTTACATTTGATTTCTTAGGAGAAGTACCATAAGGTGGTTAAGGAAAATTAGAATCTAGAGAAGCATGTGTTCTCTTTGAAGGTATACCACAGTATGTTGAAGAAAAATATGTTAGCTGAACTGCTGAAGTAAAATTAGTTTCAGGTGAACATTTCACCGTGGCTTTAGGTTCAGGTTCTCCTTAAGTCAGCCTTCTAACTGAGATTGGAAACACAAAGGATGACCTGAAGCTTCCCACTTATGATGTCCTTCTTTCCTAGGTTTGTGCTCTAGCTGTTAAAAGCGTGCTCTAGCATATCTTGTAACACTTTAAACAAGCAGAAGCCTGTAATTAGTGTTGTCCCTGAACATCTAATTTTTTTAACACACTTCAGCACAATCAGCACTATCATAGCAACACACACACTTTTACTCCTAATTAATTTGAACTTGACACAATATCAAGGACTTGGAGTACATTATTAATGTGGATTCAGTTTACTGAAAATTAGGTTAAATTCAGCACTAAAGTTTTGTTCCTTTGCTGCTTTGGTTCCTCTACAACACTAGGGTATAGGTTTGGCTGCCCTATAACACTAGCTTACATAGCTCTACGAGTGTCGAAAATATGTTCCTCTACCTCTAGTTTTGCTCTGCTTCCATTTCATCTCATCTCATTTAGTTGCTTGTTTCTGAATTTTTTCTACTATGATTATGAATGTGCAGATGTAACACTTCAACTAAAGAGACCAAGGCACAAGTTCCTGATCCACTACTGCTGACCCACACTATTTAAAAGCCACTTAAACTAATTAAAGAACTTAATGATCCACTGCAAAGGATCTATCTATGTTGCAGATTTTACACTAGGACGACGCAGATTTAACTTGCAGATTGCACAACCAGTCCAatttaatttctggatttgtatGGCTACCTGATCCACTAGGAGTAATTGAATTTCACTATTGGATTAATACTGCTAGAGTAATTGAATTTCACTTCTGGATTTGTACAGGAGTACCAGTACAGGAGTAATAGACCTGTTCGGGTGCTACTTTCCACATCAAAATAGACCTGTAATTCTGTTTGTCTTGGTAAAAAgcaattccacatcaaaatttggGATGTGTTACTCCCTGCTCCTGTATTCTATTAGCACCAAGTCTGCCTTGCCTGTGTATTATATACTTTATTTTTCTTGCTAGAGTACTAGAAGAGTAGTGCTATCTTGCTGCTGGTGACACTCCAAGATAATGCACTATTTTATCTTCTCAGCGTTGTTGTTCTTATTTACTTGCAAGTTTTTACTATGCAAGGTTCAGTCATGCCATCTTTTGCTTGTACTGCATGTTAATGTCATCAAAATGCTCACACCAAGTTTGTGAACTGTGGCCAGGTACCAGAGGCTGACCAGGTACTCCATCGACATCTCTAGCTCCCACATGTCGCCCTGGGCTGTAGCGCCCTCTCGTGGGCGATCGACATCCTCTTGGTGGCGCCACTCCAATTAGTATAGTGCTGCTATAGTGTCGAGACAACATGCTATTCAAAACTTTGATAATATGTCATGCACCGTATCCTAAATTCAGGATCTTAAGCATTGCTGCAAAGGATAAGTTGTTAGCTTTCACATGTAATTCTATCATTTTCCTAAATTTATATCTCCACAATCATGTGAAAATAAATAAACACTGCTATCTATTTAAAAGTTAATTCAATTGGGCAGGGAGGAGCAATGCTTGCAGCTAGGTATCAATTTCATACTTGTCAGTAAAGCTGCTGCCACTTGTAAGGCACATGCATGTTGGGTGTCTTGCCGCAGTTGCAGCCATGCTAATCTTTTCCTATGTGAGATTAGAATTTGAGTGCCATCATTCATCTCTTGGTATCTTGTTCTCTATGATGACTGTTCATTGTTGagtgctatatatatatatatatatatactttggTTGTCATGCAGTGCTTGTAgttccatattttgttgatgcaCCGATAGCTGTTCAGAACTGTAGTAGTGTAGTTAGTTTTTTGAATTATTTGGTGTGCATGGAACACTGATTTTTCTTTAATACACTGTCCAAGTCATGATTTTTCTCAACTGGTGCATGTATATATATTTGGGTGCTAGTCAATTAGAGAATGTATGTGATACCATGTCTGTACTATGTGCCAGTGTAGCTGTACTGATGCTTTGGGATTCATCTGTGCAGCAGAGGACAAGGGCTTCATGGACAACCAAGGCGCATGGTGCTCGCAAGCGACGAATGGAGTTTGTTCGACATAggcacggaggaggaggaggacgggcACGGACGAAGGAGGACAAAACATCTCTCTTCTTCCAGGTTCTTCTCCTTACCTTCACTTCTTGTACGTGCCTGTGCTGTAGCTCACCCATGGTCTTGTTTGTCCTGCAGGTTAGTGAGCAGCATCAGGAGGAGGAGCTCAAGAACGACCACCAAGAGGCACCACCGCAACAGCAGATAGCACGTCCATCtccacctccctctccctctgctcccaatcctttttattagaatatattgagtacattctgtcaacttgtgtgtcagtAAGAATATTATTGCTGTTCAAGTATAGTAGCTTCTGTCCAAGTGCTCTTCATCTTGTGTGTCATCTGCAAGGCAATCAAGTTAATTAGATGTTGCTCTTTTCATGTTCTGCTTCATACATACATGCATATGTGATAGCTCCCTGCCTCCCTGCCTGCTACATCTCCGCTTGCataaatcaaagagaagaaaGAAACACTCAGCTTAAAATAATTGTAATGAGCAGCACATGCCTTTCATTTTACAGGATGGTCATTGTATCATGATAACTGGATCATGTCTATGCCAAATACAAATCATTGAGCAGTGTTCCTAATGGCCTGTTACCTTGAATAATAATGttgacatgagcactttggttGCATGTTTGTGACTTCTTGCTTGAATCCCAAAGTTTCAGATCAACGTGGGGTTCAATGTTTGCTTTCCATTCTTATTGTCCGTCTTAGATCGTTCCCAGTTCACTGAATCAAGTTGCCTGACCTACCTATTAGGCAGGCTCACATAGCTGTATCTGCCGTGTCCTTTCCAGTTGGACATGCGCAAGCTGTGTTTTTACATAAGCTCATTTGAAAATCACATACTAGTAGCAGCAAAGTTTATTGCAATAGTTGTCTG from Triticum urartu cultivar G1812 chromosome 3, Tu2.1, whole genome shotgun sequence encodes:
- the LOC125544354 gene encoding uncharacterized protein LOC125544354 isoform X1, producing MPRPQPRSSSGRGDGDNGKAAARWNWNRRTGAEGLPRGIVQTSSDMFLRLLWDPATKHAIPKVPEADQQRTRASWTTKAHGARKRRMEFVRHRHGGGGGRARTKEDKTSLFFQVSEQHQEEELKNDHQEAPPQQQIALLDSLAAPLANGEAPDEASSKAMRRDRAPVIV
- the LOC125544354 gene encoding uncharacterized protein LOC125544354 isoform X3, yielding MPRPQPRSSSGRGDGDNGKAAARWNWNRRTGAEGLPRGIVQTSSDMFLRLLWDPATKHAIPKVPEADQQRTRASWTTKAHGARKRRMEFVRHRHGGGGGRARTKEDKTSLFFQVSEQHQEEELKNDHQEAPPQQQISWTLWLLLWPMVKRPMRPAARQCGGIVLP
- the LOC125544354 gene encoding uncharacterized protein LOC125544354 isoform X2; its protein translation is MPRPQPRSSSGRGDGDNGKAAARWNWNRRTGAEGLPRGIVQTSSDMFLRLLWDPATKHAIPKVPEADQRTRASWTTKAHGARKRRMEFVRHRHGGGGGRARTKEDKTSLFFQVSEQHQEEELKNDHQEAPPQQQIALLDSLAAPLANGEAPDEASSKAMRRDRAPVIV